Proteins encoded together in one Peribacillus asahii window:
- a CDS encoding amino acid ABC transporter ATP-binding protein: MIRISNLHKWFDQLEVLKGIDLLIPRGETAVIIGPSGSGKTTLLRCLNLLEIPTQGTIELGNKSIHFDKSTKLTSTEIVSFRKRTGMVFQSYNLFPHLTALENIIEGQIIVLKKTKAEAEKKARALLEKVGLWDRADMYPHQLSGGQQQRVGIARAMAMEPEVLLFDEPTSALDPELVGEVLKVIKGLAKENMTQVIVTHEMNFAREVADQVIFMDQGVVVEKGTPSEIFQNPKNQRTLQFLNKVAER, encoded by the coding sequence ATGATTCGAATCAGTAATCTACATAAATGGTTTGATCAGCTTGAAGTGTTAAAAGGAATCGACTTATTGATCCCAAGGGGAGAAACGGCTGTTATTATCGGTCCTTCAGGTTCAGGGAAGACCACTTTACTTCGATGCTTAAACCTATTAGAAATTCCAACTCAAGGAACCATTGAACTTGGAAATAAATCAATTCATTTTGATAAAAGCACAAAATTGACCTCTACAGAAATTGTCTCCTTTCGAAAAAGGACAGGTATGGTTTTCCAAAGTTACAATCTATTTCCGCACCTGACTGCACTTGAAAATATAATAGAAGGTCAGATTATTGTTCTAAAAAAAACAAAAGCTGAAGCGGAAAAAAAGGCAAGGGCCCTTCTCGAAAAGGTTGGTTTATGGGATAGGGCTGACATGTATCCTCATCAATTATCTGGAGGCCAACAACAACGTGTTGGTATCGCTCGAGCCATGGCAATGGAACCTGAAGTTTTGCTGTTTGATGAACCTACTTCTGCGTTAGATCCAGAGCTTGTCGGAGAAGTATTAAAGGTTATTAAGGGTTTAGCTAAAGAGAATATGACACAGGTAATCGTTACGCACGAAATGAATTTCGCTCGAGAGGTAGCAGACCAAGTTATATTCATGGATCAAGGGGTTGTTGTAGAGAAAGGGACTCCTAGTGAAATCTTTCAAAACCCAAAAAACCAACGTACTCTACAGTTTTTGAATAAAGTAGCTGAAAGATAA
- a CDS encoding amino acid ABC transporter permease, whose product MFSNQERIDRIIGILIDSFFPILKAGIQFTIPLTIITFVLGLILALLIALARLSNVKALIVLAKFYVWIFRGTPLLVQIFILFYGLPSFGVTLDPFPAAVIAFTLNKGAYSSEIIRAAILSIPKGQWEAAFSIGMTKSQAMRRIIIPQSIRVTLPPLGNSFISLVKDTSLAATITVTELFQKGQQIASVTYEPLWIYIEVAFIYLIFSTVLSYFQEKLELRYDKGIAK is encoded by the coding sequence ATGTTTTCAAATCAAGAACGCATAGATCGGATTATAGGAATTCTCATTGACTCCTTTTTTCCTATATTAAAAGCTGGAATTCAGTTTACAATTCCCTTAACAATCATCACCTTTGTTTTAGGACTTATACTTGCCCTCTTAATCGCACTTGCACGATTATCAAATGTTAAGGCATTGATTGTACTTGCTAAATTTTATGTTTGGATATTCCGAGGAACTCCACTATTAGTTCAGATTTTTATATTGTTTTATGGTTTACCTAGTTTTGGGGTTACACTAGATCCTTTTCCAGCAGCTGTCATAGCCTTTACATTAAATAAAGGAGCTTACAGTTCAGAAATTATTAGAGCAGCTATTCTTTCCATTCCAAAAGGACAGTGGGAAGCGGCTTTTTCTATAGGGATGACGAAATCCCAGGCTATGAGACGAATCATCATTCCTCAATCTATTCGAGTTACGTTACCGCCATTAGGAAACTCCTTTATCAGTCTGGTAAAGGACACCTCCTTAGCAGCGACTATTACGGTTACTGAACTATTTCAAAAGGGGCAACAAATTGCATCAGTAACATATGAGCCTCTTTGGATTTATATTGAGGTTGCCTTTATTTATCTTATTTTCAGTACAGTACTTTCTTATTTCCAAGAAAAGTTAGAGCTTAGATATGATAAAGGTATAGCGAAGTGA